A genomic window from Blattabacterium cuenoti includes:
- the yidD gene encoding membrane protein insertion efficiency factor YidD, giving the protein MKFLKIFILSGIFFYQKGISPLIGKNCRYIPSCSNYMKQSLLKYNIITAFFMIFKRIIRCHPWGNKGYDPIK; this is encoded by the coding sequence ATGAAATTTTTAAAAATTTTTATTTTAAGTGGTATTTTTTTTTATCAAAAAGGAATATCTCCTTTAATAGGAAAAAATTGTAGATATATTCCATCTTGTTCAAATTATATGAAACAATCATTATTAAAATACAATATAATTACAGCTTTTTTTATGATTTTTAAAAGAATTATCCGATGTCATCCATGGGGAAATAAAGGATATGATCCAATTAAATAA